The following are encoded together in the Novipirellula artificiosorum genome:
- a CDS encoding amidohydrolase family protein, which yields MIIKSVLPVWVAAALFVVPAPVHANDQIPGSPQTTPILIRGATLHPIEGDVIERGSLLFEQGRITAIGRHVRPPEGTEVIKADRKHVYPGLIEPLTDIGLREISAVDVTIDRDELGQRNPNVRSWVAVNPDSELIPVARAGGVLIAHVAPGGRFVQGQSAVMMLDGWTAAEMTLLAPSGLCVAWGTMQPNDKDSVEQARERDQKWREFDEWIEQAKRYAAKQASESEPIAEDLRLEALLPVLRREMPLIVSVDRQSGIESAVAYAVEHDFRLVIYGGYEAEACADLLKRHNVAVIVAGVYRLPMHRDDPYDAAYTLPERLRRAGVHFAIGGEGSGYPGGASNVRNLPYHAACAVAYGLPREDAIRRITLSAAEVLGVEDRVGSLTVGKDATIVIADGDLLETQTNVTEAFIQGRRVDLSSKHTMLFEKYKKKYGER from the coding sequence ATGATCATTAAAAGCGTTTTGCCTGTCTGGGTCGCCGCGGCTCTCTTCGTGGTTCCCGCGCCGGTTCATGCAAATGACCAAATCCCGGGATCGCCGCAAACGACTCCTATCTTGATTCGTGGTGCGACGCTCCATCCGATTGAGGGTGACGTCATCGAGCGAGGATCGCTCCTGTTTGAACAGGGACGCATCACAGCCATCGGCCGGCACGTTCGCCCTCCCGAAGGAACGGAGGTGATCAAGGCGGATAGAAAACACGTCTACCCTGGATTGATCGAACCACTGACCGATATCGGACTGCGAGAAATCAGTGCGGTGGACGTGACGATTGATCGCGACGAGCTAGGGCAACGAAACCCAAATGTTCGTTCCTGGGTCGCAGTCAATCCAGACAGCGAACTGATTCCGGTGGCCCGCGCCGGCGGCGTCCTGATCGCACACGTGGCACCCGGAGGTCGATTCGTTCAAGGTCAATCGGCCGTCATGATGCTCGACGGATGGACGGCAGCGGAAATGACGCTCCTTGCTCCATCCGGATTGTGTGTTGCCTGGGGCACGATGCAGCCCAACGACAAGGATTCCGTCGAACAGGCAAGGGAACGTGATCAGAAATGGAGAGAGTTTGATGAATGGATCGAACAAGCCAAACGCTACGCAGCGAAGCAAGCCAGTGAGTCAGAGCCGATAGCGGAAGACCTGCGACTCGAGGCCTTGCTGCCGGTTCTGCGCCGCGAGATGCCGTTGATTGTTTCCGTCGATCGGCAATCGGGCATCGAATCCGCGGTGGCCTATGCCGTCGAGCACGATTTTCGATTGGTGATCTATGGAGGCTACGAAGCCGAAGCCTGTGCGGACCTACTGAAACGCCACAACGTTGCGGTGATCGTTGCTGGGGTCTATCGCTTGCCGATGCACCGTGATGATCCCTATGATGCGGCCTACACGTTGCCCGAGCGACTGCGCCGTGCCGGTGTCCACTTCGCCATTGGCGGGGAAGGATCAGGTTATCCGGGTGGCGCGTCCAACGTACGCAATCTACCCTACCATGCGGCATGCGCCGTCGCGTATGGTTTACCGCGCGAGGACGCGATCCGCAGAATCACCCTCTCGGCGGCAGAAGTGTTGGGGGTGGAGGATCGCGTCGGTTCTTTGACGGTGGGGAAGGACGCGACGATCGTGATCGCCGACGGCGACCTGCTGGAAACGCAGACCAACGTGACGGAGGCATTCATCCAAGGGCGACGAGTCGATTTGTCGAGCAAGCACACGATGTTGTTCGAGAAGTACAAAAAGAAATACGGCGAACGCTAG
- a CDS encoding amidohydrolase family protein translates to MKHLFLITLASMVLLFSAPPTMAQRATTTRPVVGLRQADRSAVLLSGAEVVCDPDSAPQSVSVLIEGTSIVAVGNELNVPAGTEVRDLEGKRIYAGLVDAMHDVELPDNLPTSHQGYWNENVSPQYKASWFGGISDGDLDKLHSQGITVQLVAPQGGIIKGSSCVVLALKNDHPQFQLQPQRFQHLSLTVPRGERRNAYPNSPMGAVALVRQALYDALWYREANRIFENDPKRSRPEPNESLAQLAEAIESGTFVIDAPNERMALRAAKLADEFSIDAVLRGSGYEYCELAALAASGHPILVPVDFPETPDTKTAESIRETSLRQWMHWRFAPENPARLTDSGVRFCLTTDGLEDVSKFLSQIRTAVDRGLDTKTALAAVTTVPAALLGIDDRVGKIQPGMLANLVVTDGDLFDSKTKVHETWVVGERFEVETPNFIDEDRLLGTWLAVLPSGDQRMETEWLFEQQGEKWGGSISLVDQAQPASTTDPSESSETQPKKAKWKDLVRQRERFSASVQLRQLSEQFSPGVSRVALLTVSSPDQPYRSVSATLTTPDGHQHLVSLKRKPDESSSKVIETGEAEENDDGDAEEPNRGDEDVPRSQPEIALVYPLGAYGLEQKPVRADSILFRGATVWTSGPLGKIEGADVRVRDGKIAEVGHSLVAEKGCLVVSAKGKHITAGLIDCHSHMATDGGVNESGQAVTSEVRIADFIDNSDITIYRQLAGGVTASQILHGSANPIGGQSQVIKLRWGAAMEEMLLKDAPWGIKFALGENVKRSSGRYPNTRMGVEQIIRDQFLAARQYEADRQAWQAGDRRGLPPRRDLQLDALVEIQRGDRWIHCHSYRQDEIVATLDVLEEFGIRIGTLQHILEGYKVADRMAQHGAMASTFADWWAYKFEVYDAIPYNGVIMHNAGVVVSYNSDDAELGRHLNTEAAKATKYGGVPEQEALQFVTLNPAKQLRLEDRIGSIEVGKDADLVVWSGPPLSATTRCEQTWIDGIKYFDLELDHQLRTRDARLRAQLVQMGLDQGSQPVSETKNGERSDRLKDEPIEEADRWDRVDIYCNAGRTTGASR, encoded by the coding sequence ATGAAGCATCTCTTTTTGATCACGCTCGCATCGATGGTGCTGCTGTTTTCGGCCCCCCCCACGATGGCACAGCGTGCAACCACAACACGACCGGTGGTGGGGTTGCGGCAAGCCGATCGGTCCGCCGTGTTACTGAGCGGAGCCGAGGTGGTATGCGATCCTGATTCGGCTCCGCAATCGGTGTCGGTCTTGATCGAGGGTACATCGATCGTTGCAGTCGGAAACGAGCTCAACGTTCCAGCCGGGACCGAAGTGCGTGATCTTGAGGGAAAACGCATCTATGCGGGACTTGTCGATGCGATGCACGATGTCGAGCTCCCCGACAACTTGCCGACCTCCCATCAGGGTTACTGGAACGAGAACGTTTCGCCGCAGTACAAGGCGTCGTGGTTTGGTGGGATCAGTGATGGGGATCTTGACAAACTTCACAGTCAGGGCATCACGGTCCAATTGGTGGCCCCGCAGGGTGGTATCATCAAAGGGTCGAGCTGCGTTGTGTTGGCCTTGAAGAACGATCATCCGCAATTTCAATTGCAGCCTCAGCGGTTTCAGCACCTTTCTTTGACGGTACCTCGTGGCGAACGCCGCAACGCGTATCCAAATTCCCCCATGGGAGCCGTCGCACTTGTCCGGCAAGCACTCTACGACGCACTTTGGTATCGAGAAGCGAATCGCATCTTTGAAAACGATCCCAAGCGATCACGTCCGGAACCGAACGAATCGCTGGCGCAGTTGGCGGAAGCGATCGAGTCGGGAACCTTTGTCATCGATGCTCCGAACGAACGAATGGCGCTCCGCGCTGCAAAACTTGCTGACGAGTTTTCCATCGACGCGGTGCTTCGCGGGTCGGGATATGAGTACTGCGAATTGGCCGCCCTTGCCGCGTCAGGGCATCCGATTCTGGTGCCAGTTGATTTTCCCGAAACGCCCGATACGAAAACAGCCGAATCGATTCGCGAGACCAGCTTGCGTCAATGGATGCACTGGCGTTTTGCTCCCGAAAATCCTGCCCGCTTGACCGACTCGGGTGTTCGCTTTTGTTTGACGACGGATGGTTTGGAGGATGTTTCCAAGTTCCTCTCGCAAATTCGCACGGCCGTCGACCGCGGGCTCGACACGAAAACCGCGTTGGCGGCTGTCACCACGGTGCCCGCGGCCCTGCTAGGAATCGACGATCGTGTTGGCAAAATCCAGCCTGGTATGCTGGCGAACTTGGTGGTCACCGACGGGGACTTGTTTGATTCGAAAACCAAGGTGCATGAAACATGGGTCGTCGGCGAGCGGTTCGAGGTGGAAACGCCAAATTTTATCGACGAAGATCGGCTGCTCGGCACGTGGTTGGCCGTCTTACCGTCGGGTGACCAACGAATGGAGACGGAGTGGTTGTTCGAGCAACAGGGGGAGAAATGGGGCGGATCGATCAGCCTTGTTGATCAAGCCCAACCAGCGAGCACGACCGACCCGAGCGAAAGCTCAGAGACACAGCCGAAGAAAGCAAAATGGAAAGACCTCGTCCGCCAACGTGAACGGTTTTCGGCATCGGTCCAGCTTCGCCAACTCTCCGAGCAGTTTTCGCCTGGCGTTTCGCGTGTGGCATTGCTCACGGTTTCCTCGCCCGATCAGCCGTATCGGTCCGTTTCGGCGACGTTGACAACCCCCGACGGTCATCAGCATTTGGTTTCGCTGAAGCGGAAGCCGGATGAATCCTCATCAAAGGTGATCGAAACGGGGGAAGCAGAAGAAAACGATGATGGCGATGCGGAGGAACCGAACCGTGGCGACGAGGACGTTCCGCGGTCGCAACCAGAAATTGCCTTGGTCTACCCGCTCGGCGCTTATGGGCTCGAGCAGAAACCGGTTCGAGCGGATTCGATTCTGTTTCGTGGAGCGACCGTTTGGACCAGTGGGCCGTTGGGGAAAATCGAGGGTGCGGACGTGCGAGTTCGAGACGGAAAAATCGCCGAGGTTGGGCACTCGCTGGTTGCGGAAAAAGGTTGTCTCGTGGTCAGTGCGAAAGGCAAACACATCACCGCGGGTCTCATCGATTGTCATTCTCACATGGCAACCGATGGCGGTGTCAATGAATCAGGGCAAGCGGTGACGTCGGAGGTTCGAATCGCTGATTTTATCGACAACTCGGATATCACGATCTATCGACAATTGGCCGGTGGCGTCACGGCATCGCAAATTCTGCATGGATCCGCAAACCCTATCGGCGGACAAAGCCAAGTGATCAAGTTGAGGTGGGGCGCAGCGATGGAGGAGATGCTGCTCAAAGACGCTCCATGGGGGATCAAGTTTGCACTTGGCGAGAACGTGAAGCGTAGCTCCGGCCGCTATCCCAATACTCGGATGGGGGTGGAACAGATCATTCGTGACCAGTTCTTGGCGGCTCGGCAATACGAAGCAGACCGTCAAGCTTGGCAGGCCGGGGATCGTAGGGGTTTGCCGCCACGACGTGATTTGCAATTGGATGCACTTGTCGAGATCCAACGCGGCGACCGATGGATTCATTGCCACAGTTATCGCCAGGACGAGATCGTCGCTACCTTGGATGTGCTCGAAGAGTTCGGGATTCGTATTGGCACCCTGCAACACATTCTCGAAGGCTACAAGGTGGCCGATCGGATGGCTCAGCATGGTGCGATGGCGTCGACGTTCGCCGATTGGTGGGCCTACAAATTCGAGGTCTACGATGCGATTCCCTACAATGGCGTCATCATGCACAACGCGGGTGTTGTTGTTTCTTATAACAGTGACGATGCCGAGTTGGGACGGCATCTGAACACCGAAGCCGCCAAGGCGACCAAGTATGGCGGCGTGCCGGAACAGGAGGCACTTCAATTTGTGACCCTGAACCCAGCGAAGCAGCTTCGCCTGGAGGACCGAATCGGTTCCATCGAAGTCGGCAAAGACGCCGACCTGGTTGTCTGGAGCGGCCCCCCCTTATCCGCTACGACACGATGCGAACAGACATGGATCGATGGAATCAAATACTTTGACCTGGAATTGGATCATCAGCTTCGCACGCGAGATGCGCGACTTCGCGCCCAATTGGTCCAAATGGGACTCGATCAAGGGTCGCAGCCAGTCAGCGAGACGAAGAACGGCGAGCGTTCTGATCGCTTGAAAGACGAACCAATCGAGGAGGCCGATCGCTGGGATCGCGTCGATATCTACTGCAATGCGGGCCGGACAACAGGAGCATCACGATGA
- a CDS encoding IRE (iron responsive element), translated as MNLSALSRKLIYLVVLLAMLVPLYMLGQPSGGVGDSGGQLSEMRDKFNIAESDLGEISPASETMKLASLGMRGVAATLLWEKAHDYKVQHEWDRLKAVLNQIALLQPHFDKVWEHQAHNLAYNVSTEFDDYRQRYEMVREGTEFLTKGVRQNRNAPRLVWYTGWFYGSKMGMADEKTQFRKLFSEDEVLHQALMEEGIAVDSPEARGPYFKPDNWLVGRLWLFHGYDLVDSGVKIRRQTPLNFFETGPKWRIKHAEAIEDEGVLDDRAQNAWQMAADGWKEFGERSVPTTAAFTIKLGQLDELTRLKALRLEEFRKLTGDELPGIEQQYLPKYMGYAKQADSDVRMRAIELAGEIEDLDLRINKTEGYRKQINYQYWDTLAQAEQEERTVKARQLIYDAEKANEAAELDKAIALYEEAFAIWAEIFDDYPILTVDDSAQDLVQSIRRYSVAIDSEEFPDDFPLAAFVEMMGNYDQVSSEIYEDIRYTQKEKIEERKRELEEEERQREREAAEAMERERKAKEEAKAAAAAAKAAEMEATAEEDEPATAEDSEEAAESESAPDGDDGGEKGDVKIEPEPTAE; from the coding sequence ATGAATCTATCAGCACTTAGTCGAAAGCTTATTTACCTCGTTGTCTTGTTGGCAATGCTGGTTCCACTCTACATGCTCGGGCAGCCCAGTGGTGGCGTCGGGGATTCCGGTGGCCAGCTTTCCGAGATGCGTGACAAATTCAACATCGCCGAAAGTGATCTCGGTGAAATCAGTCCCGCTAGCGAAACGATGAAGCTCGCCTCGCTCGGGATGCGAGGGGTTGCCGCCACGTTGTTGTGGGAAAAGGCCCATGATTATAAAGTCCAGCACGAATGGGACCGTTTGAAAGCGGTTTTAAACCAAATTGCGCTGCTTCAACCTCACTTTGACAAGGTTTGGGAGCACCAAGCGCATAACTTAGCCTACAACGTTTCGACCGAGTTCGATGATTATCGACAACGTTACGAAATGGTCCGTGAAGGAACGGAGTTCTTGACCAAAGGCGTGCGGCAAAATCGCAACGCACCACGGTTGGTCTGGTACACCGGTTGGTTCTATGGGTCCAAGATGGGAATGGCGGATGAGAAGACGCAGTTCCGCAAACTGTTCTCCGAAGACGAGGTTTTGCATCAAGCGTTGATGGAAGAAGGCATTGCCGTTGATAGTCCGGAAGCGCGTGGTCCCTATTTCAAGCCTGATAACTGGTTGGTGGGTCGATTGTGGCTGTTTCATGGCTACGACCTCGTCGATTCGGGCGTCAAGATTCGCCGTCAAACCCCGTTGAACTTCTTCGAAACCGGCCCAAAGTGGCGGATCAAGCATGCTGAAGCGATCGAAGACGAAGGCGTCCTCGATGATCGGGCCCAGAACGCTTGGCAAATGGCTGCCGATGGTTGGAAAGAGTTCGGAGAGCGAAGCGTTCCAACGACCGCCGCATTTACGATCAAACTCGGCCAACTCGACGAATTGACTCGCTTGAAGGCACTGCGGCTCGAAGAGTTCCGCAAATTGACCGGTGACGAATTGCCTGGCATCGAACAACAGTACCTTCCCAAATACATGGGCTATGCCAAGCAGGCCGATTCCGATGTTCGGATGCGAGCGATCGAACTCGCCGGGGAAATCGAAGATTTGGATCTACGGATCAATAAGACGGAAGGTTATCGCAAGCAGATCAATTACCAATATTGGGATACGTTGGCACAGGCCGAACAAGAAGAGCGAACGGTCAAAGCACGACAGTTGATTTATGACGCAGAGAAGGCGAATGAAGCTGCGGAGCTTGATAAGGCGATTGCACTCTACGAGGAAGCCTTCGCGATTTGGGCCGAAATCTTTGACGACTACCCGATCTTAACCGTGGATGATTCCGCTCAAGATTTGGTGCAATCGATTCGCCGTTACTCGGTTGCGATCGACAGCGAAGAGTTTCCCGATGATTTTCCGCTGGCTGCCTTTGTCGAGATGATGGGCAACTACGACCAAGTTTCTTCGGAAATCTACGAAGATATTCGCTACACGCAAAAGGAAAAGATCGAAGAACGCAAACGCGAACTCGAAGAAGAGGAACGTCAACGAGAACGTGAGGCCGCCGAAGCGATGGAGCGAGAAAGGAAGGCCAAGGAGGAAGCGAAAGCGGCCGCCGCAGCGGCGAAGGCAGCCGAAATGGAGGCAACGGCCGAGGAGGACGAACCGGCAACGGCCGAGGACAGCGAAGAAGCTGCGGAAAGTGAATCCGCCCCAGACGGCGACGACGGTGGCGAGAAGGGTGATGTGAAGATCGAACCAGAGCCTACCGCCGAGTAG
- a CDS encoding ABC transporter permease: MTLQPDDFWSFYEWLMRPDAFLESALLQGVVLFVLAIVLGLIGGYIISAARYGPSEGFYAVARVVRDLVRFDLPGTSARRVLALARLAFKEAIRRRVLFVVGLFVVGLLLAGWYLNPESDDPARLYISFVLTATNYLILALALFISAFSLPADIKSKTIYTIVTKPVRPTEIVLGRMLGFVGVGTMILIPMGLASYLFVTRGIRHTHLEVADVEELSSGRLEGETDFRNGHSHGFTIDPGTGGLGLTDMVRGHRHVVTHREDGTFSIGPVTGALRARIPSYGEIQFYDRQGDEQDAGIDVGNEKVQEGYGSAGISRLVGVTKGPRRAEHGYVEGGTLGVAEFTFHDVTPARYLDGLPLDMSIRAYRSFKGDIVTGIRGSITMKHPQKSISSNPITFIVDEYTVDEKLLPLSIEGTDGNETRMLNVFEDLVDENGDLMIQIRCLDSGQYLGVTKSGVYLRAGENSFAWNLTKAYISIWLQMTMVTAFGVMFSTFLSGPVAMVATFVCVLLGFSAEQVYDTRFYIDSGVDRGGGPIESMVRLLKQDAMTTQLDVDALAGKVIQTADAGIVYTLDAIATALPNLPKMVGTAEYAASGFDIFGALLARHAAATLGYCILAFMVSYFFLKSREIAA; this comes from the coding sequence ATGACGCTGCAACCCGATGATTTTTGGTCCTTCTACGAGTGGTTGATGCGGCCTGATGCGTTTTTGGAAAGTGCGCTGTTGCAAGGGGTCGTGCTGTTCGTCCTGGCAATCGTACTCGGATTGATCGGCGGCTACATCATTTCTGCCGCCCGGTATGGACCGAGTGAAGGTTTCTATGCGGTCGCACGCGTCGTTCGTGACTTGGTGCGATTCGATCTGCCAGGCACATCGGCACGCCGTGTCCTTGCCCTTGCGAGATTGGCGTTCAAAGAAGCGATTCGCCGCAGAGTTTTGTTTGTGGTCGGTCTGTTCGTGGTCGGATTGTTGTTGGCCGGTTGGTACTTGAATCCCGAAAGCGACGATCCCGCACGTCTCTACATCAGCTTTGTTTTGACGGCGACCAACTACTTGATTCTTGCACTGGCATTGTTCATCAGCGCCTTTTCGTTGCCGGCGGATATCAAAAGTAAAACGATCTACACGATTGTCACCAAGCCTGTGCGGCCTACGGAAATCGTACTCGGACGGATGCTCGGTTTTGTGGGTGTCGGAACGATGATTTTGATCCCGATGGGGTTGGCTAGCTACTTGTTTGTCACGCGCGGGATTCGGCACACTCACCTGGAAGTGGCTGACGTCGAAGAACTCAGCAGCGGGCGACTCGAAGGGGAAACCGATTTTCGCAACGGTCACAGTCATGGCTTTACCATCGATCCCGGTACGGGTGGCCTCGGTTTGACCGACATGGTTCGCGGCCATCGTCATGTGGTCACCCATCGCGAGGACGGTACGTTTTCGATCGGGCCGGTCACCGGTGCCCTTCGCGCTCGGATCCCTTCCTATGGGGAAATTCAATTTTACGATCGCCAAGGTGATGAGCAGGATGCCGGGATCGACGTTGGAAACGAAAAGGTTCAAGAAGGCTATGGCAGCGCGGGGATTTCGCGTTTGGTCGGGGTCACCAAAGGTCCTCGGCGAGCCGAGCATGGTTACGTCGAAGGTGGCACGCTCGGCGTGGCGGAGTTCACGTTTCATGACGTGACGCCCGCTCGCTATCTCGATGGGTTGCCGTTGGATATGTCGATTCGAGCCTATCGGAGCTTCAAAGGGGACATCGTCACGGGCATTCGTGGCTCGATCACGATGAAGCATCCGCAAAAGTCGATCAGCAGTAACCCGATTACGTTCATCGTTGACGAATACACTGTCGATGAGAAGCTGTTGCCGCTTTCGATCGAAGGCACCGATGGTAACGAAACGCGAATGCTTAACGTCTTTGAGGATTTGGTCGACGAGAATGGGGATTTGATGATTCAAATTCGCTGTCTCGATAGCGGCCAATATCTTGGAGTGACCAAGAGTGGCGTGTACTTGCGAGCCGGTGAGAACAGCTTTGCCTGGAACCTGACCAAAGCCTACATTTCGATCTGGCTTCAAATGACGATGGTGACCGCATTTGGCGTGATGTTCAGCACCTTTTTGAGCGGTCCGGTGGCGATGGTTGCCACGTTTGTCTGCGTGCTGTTGGGATTCTCGGCCGAACAGGTCTACGACACGCGTTTCTATATCGACTCGGGGGTCGACCGCGGTGGCGGGCCGATCGAATCGATGGTGCGGCTGCTGAAACAGGACGCGATGACCACCCAGTTGGACGTCGACGCTTTGGCTGGCAAAGTGATTCAAACCGCAGACGCCGGTATCGTCTACACCCTCGATGCGATCGCAACCGCACTGCCGAACTTGCCAAAAATGGTGGGGACGGCCGAGTATGCGGCCAGTGGGTTCGACATTTTCGGAGCATTGTTGGCACGCCACGCGGCCGCCACGCTCGGGTATTGCATTTTGGCCTTCATGGTCAGCTACTTCTTCCTGAAATCGCGTGAGATCGCGGCATGA
- a CDS encoding ABC transporter ATP-binding protein, with the protein MDTDATAVADPASPAAQTHSADTDSGVVIETRNLSKIFRDFWGRKKVHALKSLDIEVRPGEIFGLLGPNGSGKSTTIKLILGLLFPSSGRVLVFDKDASETSKNERIGYLPEESYLYKFLTAEETLDFYGRLFDMSGADRRRRVDELIQLVGLQGAKHRQLREYSKGMTRRVGLAQALINDPDLILLDEPTTGLDPIGTREMKDLILALRDQGKTVLLCSHQLADVQDVCDRVAILHQGELKELGRVSDLLKVQDVTEVHARGVTDAAKAEIAEVIRRHGGTVDSIDNPTATMEDLFLNIVRESEARPGARRVSADAANAAASDSPNADRASSEGDSEGAGQ; encoded by the coding sequence GTGGATACCGATGCTACTGCGGTCGCTGATCCTGCCAGCCCCGCCGCCCAAACCCATTCTGCGGACACCGATTCGGGGGTGGTGATCGAAACCCGAAACCTCAGCAAGATCTTTCGTGACTTTTGGGGGCGAAAGAAGGTCCACGCCCTGAAGTCGCTCGACATCGAGGTTCGTCCAGGCGAGATTTTCGGGCTGCTCGGCCCAAACGGCTCGGGCAAATCGACCACGATCAAGTTGATTCTTGGGCTGCTGTTCCCTTCCAGCGGTCGGGTGCTGGTCTTCGACAAAGACGCCTCGGAAACGAGCAAGAACGAGCGAATTGGTTACTTGCCCGAAGAATCGTACCTGTACAAGTTTCTGACCGCCGAAGAAACGCTCGATTTCTATGGCAGGTTGTTCGACATGTCGGGTGCAGACCGCCGCCGCCGGGTCGACGAATTGATTCAATTGGTTGGGCTGCAAGGCGCCAAGCACCGTCAGCTTCGCGAATACAGTAAGGGAATGACCCGGCGTGTTGGATTGGCTCAGGCGCTGATCAATGACCCCGATTTGATTCTGCTCGACGAGCCGACCACGGGACTTGATCCGATCGGAACTCGAGAGATGAAGGACTTGATTTTGGCGCTGCGTGATCAAGGCAAGACGGTTTTGTTGTGTAGCCACCAACTGGCCGATGTTCAGGACGTTTGCGATCGAGTCGCGATATTGCACCAAGGGGAATTGAAGGAACTCGGTCGCGTTTCCGACTTGCTGAAAGTTCAAGACGTGACGGAAGTGCACGCTCGCGGGGTCACGGACGCCGCCAAGGCTGAAATCGCTGAAGTGATTCGTCGTCATGGCGGCACGGTCGATTCGATCGACAATCCCACCGCGACGATGGAGGATTTGTTTCTCAATATCGTTCGCGAAAGTGAAGCCCGGCCTGGGGCACGGCGTGTCTCGGCGGATGCGGCGAACGCCGCTGCAAGCGATTCGCCGAACGCCGACCGTGCATCGAGCGAAGGTGATTCGGAGGGTGCCGGTCAATGA
- a CDS encoding bifunctional folylpolyglutamate synthase/dihydrofolate synthase, protein MTSSANESTPFTNGSTRPDSPQAASPGDPSAHQASLRFLYDRINYEGAPSQGANYPFRLRRMRDLIRRLGLEAYLASDSSSSTPPPKPLVHIAGTKGKGSTASMVAAMLSAAGYRTGLYTSPHLTALEERFRIDSLPCRQVDLVQLVDRIRSVATAMDCDSELAPTFFELTTAIAVLHFHLQSCDAIVLETGLGGRLDSTNVFASSVTAITSIGLDHQHVLGNTIAEIASEKAGIMKPSVPVVSAVSRPEAVQTVHRKAAGMDLPLFQYGRDFDCDATPRPDWGSQFQYRGRTPPLRPNHQAPLALEGDHQANNAAVAVAIVDLLNAQGLPVSNDAVSRGLGNLTCEARIERFTLRQDVVAILDAAHNPDSIDALVQTLKPRLATRPITVVFATSRDKDAQTMLDWLSPLATHLILTRYVGNPRYREPSKLRAMVDESRIGKSGLESITVLEDPIEACEVGLAKATPGGAVVICGSFFLAAETRSWLQGKSKS, encoded by the coding sequence TTGACCTCTTCTGCAAACGAATCGACCCCTTTTACGAACGGATCGACCCGGCCGGACTCGCCCCAAGCCGCCAGCCCCGGAGACCCGTCGGCCCACCAGGCGTCGTTGCGGTTCCTCTACGACCGAATCAATTACGAAGGGGCACCCTCGCAGGGTGCAAACTACCCGTTTCGGCTGCGTCGAATGCGGGACTTGATCCGCCGGCTGGGGCTGGAAGCCTATTTGGCGTCCGACTCTTCCTCTTCGACGCCCCCCCCCAAGCCCTTGGTCCACATCGCCGGAACGAAGGGAAAAGGGTCGACCGCGTCGATGGTGGCCGCCATGTTATCGGCAGCCGGCTACCGAACGGGACTCTACACGTCGCCTCATTTGACAGCCTTGGAAGAGCGGTTCCGGATCGATTCGCTGCCGTGTCGGCAAGTAGATTTGGTGCAATTGGTTGACCGAATCCGGTCAGTGGCGACGGCGATGGATTGCGACAGCGAATTAGCGCCCACTTTCTTTGAACTCACCACCGCGATCGCCGTTTTGCATTTTCACTTGCAATCCTGTGACGCCATCGTTCTCGAAACGGGCCTCGGCGGACGGCTAGACAGCACCAACGTGTTTGCCTCTTCGGTCACGGCGATCACCAGTATCGGGCTGGACCATCAGCACGTGCTGGGCAACACGATTGCTGAAATTGCAAGCGAAAAGGCAGGCATCATGAAACCGTCGGTTCCCGTGGTTTCGGCGGTTTCTCGCCCCGAGGCGGTCCAAACGGTTCACCGCAAAGCGGCAGGCATGGATTTGCCACTTTTTCAATATGGCCGCGATTTTGATTGCGACGCGACCCCTCGCCCCGATTGGGGGAGCCAGTTTCAATACCGTGGCCGAACGCCACCGTTGAGACCAAACCATCAAGCCCCGTTGGCACTCGAAGGTGACCACCAAGCGAACAACGCAGCAGTCGCCGTGGCAATTGTCGACTTGTTGAATGCCCAGGGGTTGCCGGTCAGCAACGATGCCGTTTCCCGTGGCCTGGGGAACCTCACCTGTGAGGCGAGGATCGAACGCTTCACACTGAGGCAAGACGTTGTTGCCATCTTGGACGCGGCGCACAATCCCGATTCAATCGATGCGCTTGTGCAAACCTTAAAGCCGCGTTTGGCGACCCGCCCGATCACGGTCGTTTTTGCAACCAGCCGCGACAAAGATGCGCAGACCATGCTTGATTGGTTATCCCCTTTGGCGACTCACCTCATCCTGACGCGGTATGTCGGTAACCCTCGCTATCGGGAGCCAAGCAAGTTGCGAGCAATGGTCGACGAATCCCGGATCGGGAAATCAGGGCTCGAATCCATCACCGTCTTGGAAGATCCCATCGAGGCCTGCGAAGTGGGACTGGCCAAAGCCACGCCGGGCGGTGCCGTGGTGATTTGTGGCTCCTTCTTTTTGGCTGCCGAAACACGATCCTGGCTTCAAGGGAAATCAAAATCCTGA